The Caulifigura coniformis genome includes a region encoding these proteins:
- the eboE gene encoding metabolite traffic protein EboE, producing the protein MSLSTLPLSYCSNVHPAQSLAEVLKGLAEFTAPTRQACGFPIAAGLWLASPVIAELVKPTENALPALTERIEDLAAALSDLGLACYTLNTFPYGNFHSERVKDQVYLPNWTTPERRDYTIASARVLAAILPEGCDGSLSTVPLGFKKHVDGPDFEDRCIAHLLSVAQRLDELHDDTGRCIRLAIEPEPFCVLETTAETVDFFPRLWRAAEAAGQEAVARRHLGVCFDVCHQALEFEDVAASIATLKAKDIRINKLHITCALRLSEPADAEARRELAAFVEPRYLHQTLARTPQGVILRRVDLEPALCESPPGSFLTAPEWRIHFHVPVHREEIGRLKTTQAELKQAITTVAGLDYAPHLEVETYTWGVLPTRGAAPLVEGLTAELKAVQAWINAARA; encoded by the coding sequence ATGTCACTCAGCACGTTGCCGCTCAGTTACTGCAGCAACGTCCACCCTGCGCAGTCGCTGGCGGAGGTCCTCAAAGGTCTGGCGGAATTCACCGCCCCGACGCGGCAGGCCTGCGGCTTCCCCATCGCCGCCGGGCTCTGGCTTGCGAGCCCCGTCATCGCCGAACTCGTCAAGCCGACGGAAAACGCACTGCCCGCGCTGACCGAACGGATTGAAGACCTCGCAGCCGCCCTCAGCGATCTCGGCCTCGCCTGCTACACACTGAACACGTTCCCTTACGGGAACTTTCACAGCGAGCGGGTGAAGGACCAGGTTTATCTGCCCAACTGGACCACACCGGAGCGACGCGATTACACGATCGCCTCCGCCCGCGTTCTTGCGGCCATCCTGCCCGAAGGCTGCGACGGCAGCCTGTCGACGGTGCCTCTTGGATTCAAGAAGCATGTCGACGGGCCCGATTTCGAAGACCGCTGCATCGCTCACCTGCTCTCCGTCGCACAGCGGTTGGATGAGCTGCACGACGACACCGGCCGCTGCATCCGGCTGGCCATCGAGCCCGAACCGTTCTGCGTTCTCGAAACAACGGCCGAGACGGTCGACTTCTTCCCGCGGCTGTGGCGGGCCGCTGAAGCGGCGGGGCAGGAAGCCGTCGCGCGGCGGCATCTGGGTGTCTGTTTCGACGTCTGCCACCAGGCGCTGGAGTTCGAGGATGTCGCCGCATCAATCGCCACGCTGAAGGCGAAGGACATCCGGATCAACAAGCTGCATATCACCTGTGCCCTGAGGCTGTCCGAGCCGGCCGATGCGGAGGCCCGTCGTGAGCTGGCGGCTTTCGTCGAACCACGGTATCTGCATCAGACGCTCGCCCGTACGCCGCAGGGCGTCATTCTGCGGCGCGTCGATCTCGAACCGGCCCTGTGTGAATCCCCACCCGGGTCGTTCCTGACCGCCCCCGAATGGCGCATCCATTTCCACGTGCCGGTCCACCGCGAGGAGATCGGCCGCTTGAAAACGACTCAGGCCGAGCTGAAGCAGGCGATCACCACCGTCGCCGGACTCGACTACGCGCCGCACCTGGAGGTCGAGACGTATACCTGGGGCGTGCTTCCCACCCGCGGCGCGGCTCCGCTCGTTGAAGGTCTCACTGCCGAACTCAAGGCAGTCCAGGCCTGGATCAACGCCGCCCGGGCATAA